A portion of the Polaribacter cellanae genome contains these proteins:
- a CDS encoding imelysin family protein produces MIKKTVFLIAIFCTIIACNKDNFSEKVAFDIQKYQTEFVNNTITPANEEFVLNSEKLNEAILKFSTNLNNQNLLSLKTAWKNAALSYSKTEVGDFGVIKNTGIHLAIYSWTANETGIENFIASTHVISESSINSSPTKTRGLSAIEYLIFEKTTAETITAFSDQRRLDYLIYLGENLLKKVNSLKDQWESYSSIFIKNKTSGLDGSINRIVNQMNVLLENIKRFKIGEPSGLENSTTVSTNLLQADKSGISLDIIEKNIESLKATYFGNTYGLDDYVSLISNNDDINTAIKNQFLAIENDISSFSNSSLKEVINAKNLKVNNLYQHIKELIVLIKVDVASTLSITVTFTDNDGD; encoded by the coding sequence ATGATTAAAAAAACAGTATTTTTAATTGCTATTTTCTGCACTATAATTGCTTGTAATAAAGATAATTTTTCAGAAAAAGTTGCCTTTGACATTCAAAAGTATCAAACAGAATTTGTAAATAATACAATAACTCCTGCCAATGAGGAATTTGTTTTAAATTCAGAGAAACTAAACGAGGCTATTTTAAAATTTTCAACAAACCTAAATAATCAAAATTTATTAAGCCTAAAAACTGCCTGGAAAAATGCAGCTTTATCTTATTCTAAAACCGAAGTTGGTGATTTCGGAGTCATCAAAAATACCGGAATTCATTTAGCAATTTATAGTTGGACTGCAAACGAAACAGGTATAGAAAATTTTATTGCTTCTACTCATGTAATTTCCGAAAGTTCTATAAACAGTTCTCCCACAAAAACTAGAGGTTTAAGCGCTATTGAATATTTAATTTTTGAAAAAACTACTGCAGAAACAATTACTGCTTTTTCCGATCAAAGACGTTTAGATTACCTAATTTATTTAGGAGAAAATTTGTTAAAAAAAGTAAATTCATTAAAAGATCAATGGGAATCTTATAGTAGCATTTTTATCAAAAACAAAACATCTGGCCTTGATGGAAGTATAAATAGGATTGTTAACCAAATGAATGTTTTATTAGAAAATATAAAACGTTTTAAGATCGGAGAACCTTCTGGTTTAGAGAATTCTACAACTGTAAGCACCAATTTACTTCAAGCAGATAAAAGTGGAATTTCTTTAGATATAATTGAAAAAAATATCGAGTCATTAAAAGCTACCTATTTTGGAAACACCTATGGTTTAGACGATTATGTAAGCCTAATTTCTAATAATGATGATATAAACACAGCTATAAAAAATCAATTTTTAGCAATTGAAAATGATATTTCTTCATTCTCTAATTCTTCGCTTAAAGAAGTTATAAATGCTAAGAATTTAAAAGTAAATAACTTATATCAACACATTAAAGAATTAATTGTATTGATAAAAGTGGATGTAGCCAGTACTTTGTCTATCACTGTAACATTTACAGATAACGATGGCGATTAG
- a CDS encoding imelysin family protein — protein sequence MFKKISLLFVAAIIFNSCSSGEEGGVEVKDNFDRKIMLTNIADNIITPSYDEFASKMKSLKSIGDTFINNPTQTTLEDLRVAWLEAYKKWQYIEMYNIGKAEEIQYSFYMNVYPLTVADVESNISSGSYDLNSANNHDAQGFPALDYLLYGVGDNDNEILAKFTTATNNDKYKKYLTDVLNQMNNLTKDVVAKFKANRNTFVNNLERTSSGTFNKIINDYVFFFEKGVRTNKFGIPAGIFSTNPLPEKVEAVYKKDVSKTLALEALTAVENLFNGNGSISFKDYLLALDRRDLATKIEAQFATAKIKINSLNTDFSAQIISDNSKMLNAYDELQKAIILLKVDMMQTFNIPLDDGYVDNDGD from the coding sequence ATGTTTAAAAAAATTAGTTTACTTTTTGTAGCCGCAATTATTTTTAATTCCTGTAGTTCTGGAGAAGAAGGTGGGGTTGAAGTCAAAGATAATTTTGATAGAAAAATAATGCTTACAAATATAGCAGATAACATTATTACTCCTTCTTATGATGAATTTGCCAGCAAAATGAAATCTTTAAAATCTATTGGAGATACGTTTATAAACAATCCTACACAAACAACATTAGAAGATTTAAGAGTAGCTTGGTTGGAAGCTTACAAAAAGTGGCAATATATAGAAATGTATAATATTGGTAAAGCAGAAGAAATTCAATATTCTTTCTATATGAATGTATATCCGCTTACTGTTGCAGATGTTGAAAGTAATATTTCTTCAGGAAGTTACGATTTAAACAGTGCTAACAATCATGATGCACAAGGTTTTCCTGCTTTAGACTATTTATTATACGGTGTTGGTGATAATGATAACGAGATTTTAGCAAAATTTACTACTGCAACTAACAACGATAAGTATAAAAAGTATTTAACAGATGTATTAAACCAAATGAACAACTTGACTAAAGATGTTGTTGCTAAATTTAAAGCTAATAGAAATACTTTTGTTAACAACTTAGAAAGAACTTCATCTGGTACTTTTAATAAAATTATTAATGATTATGTTTTTTTCTTCGAAAAAGGAGTAAGAACAAACAAATTTGGAATTCCTGCTGGTATTTTCTCTACAAATCCACTGCCAGAAAAAGTAGAAGCTGTTTATAAAAAAGATGTATCTAAAACATTAGCATTAGAAGCATTAACAGCGGTTGAAAACCTTTTTAATGGAAATGGTAGTATCAGTTTTAAAGACTATTTGTTGGCTTTAGATAGACGAGATTTAGCTACCAAAATAGAAGCTCAGTTTGCTACTGCAAAAATAAAAATTAATAGTCTAAATACAGATTTCTCAGCGCAAATTATATCAGACAATTCCAAAATGTTAAATGCTTATGACGAGTTACAAAAAGCAATTATTTTATTAAAAGTAGATATGATGCAGACATTTAATATACCTTTAGATGATGGCTATGTAGATAATGATGGCGATTAA
- a CDS encoding DUF4856 domain-containing protein → MKKVFVSLAVVASLVSCKKAEKDLPKTVAPKTYSFERNGKSTVNFNGQTTRIKMAVEFVAALKKTTETETTLDAKFAHTAGNADFSDADLNASSKNIRSKVAASKDFFSANSTDATAIKNQFDGWIAAQVSEVFPNWNTDAAAGVAGKIQQAGGGSTRYVNKKGVEYNQLIAKSLIGGLMVDQILNNYLSKAVLDEATNIADNNGGVTASGKNYTTMEHKWDEAFGYLYGAEDDITAPVLGKDSFLNKYLSRVEGDADFAGISKAIYDAFKLGRAAIVAKDYNTRNAQAEILREKISEIIGVRAVYYLQQGKGKLATDKAAAFHDLSEGLGFVYSLQFTRKPNSSESYFTKAEVDTFMDTLLKDNGFWDVSGATLDQISNSIAGKFNFTLAQAAN, encoded by the coding sequence ATGAAAAAAGTATTCGTATCCTTAGCTGTAGTTGCAAGTTTAGTTTCTTGTAAGAAAGCTGAAAAAGATTTACCAAAAACGGTAGCTCCTAAAACCTATAGTTTTGAAAGAAATGGAAAATCTACAGTAAACTTTAATGGGCAAACCACCAGAATTAAAATGGCAGTAGAATTTGTTGCAGCATTAAAGAAAACGACAGAAACAGAAACCACTTTAGATGCTAAATTTGCACATACTGCTGGTAATGCAGATTTTTCTGATGCAGATTTAAACGCATCTTCAAAAAATATTCGTAGTAAAGTTGCGGCTTCAAAAGATTTTTTCTCAGCCAATTCTACAGATGCAACAGCAATTAAAAATCAGTTCGATGGTTGGATTGCTGCACAAGTTTCAGAAGTTTTTCCTAATTGGAACACAGATGCTGCTGCAGGAGTTGCTGGTAAAATTCAGCAAGCTGGAGGTGGTTCTACACGTTACGTAAATAAAAAAGGGGTAGAGTACAATCAATTAATTGCAAAAAGTTTAATTGGTGGTTTAATGGTCGATCAAATTTTAAACAATTATTTAAGTAAAGCTGTTTTAGACGAAGCTACAAATATAGCCGACAATAATGGAGGTGTTACTGCAAGTGGTAAAAACTACACAACAATGGAGCACAAATGGGATGAGGCTTTTGGTTATTTATATGGAGCTGAAGACGATATTACTGCCCCAGTTTTAGGTAAAGACAGTTTTTTAAATAAGTATTTAAGTAGAGTAGAAGGAGATGCAGATTTTGCAGGAATTTCTAAAGCTATTTACGATGCTTTTAAATTAGGAAGAGCCGCAATCGTTGCTAAAGATTATAATACAAGAAATGCACAAGCAGAAATTTTAAGAGAAAAAATATCTGAAATTATAGGAGTTAGAGCTGTATATTATTTACAACAAGGTAAAGGTAAGTTAGCTACAGATAAGGCAGCTGCTTTTCATGATTTGTCTGAAGGTTTAGGATTTGTATATAGTTTACAATTTACAAGAAAACCAAATTCATCAGAATCTTATTTTACAAAAGCAGAAGTTGATACCTTTATGGATACTTTATTAAAAGATAATGGTTTTTGGGATGTTTCTGGAGCTACTTTAGATCAAATATCGAATAGCATTGCTGGAAAATTCAACTTTACATTAGCGCAAGCAGCCAATTAA
- a CDS encoding hydroxymethylglutaryl-CoA lyase — MKKVKIIECPRDAMQGIKSHFISTEKKALYINSLLKVGFDTIDFGSFVSPKAIPQMRDTAAVLAKLDLSKTNSKLLAIIANVRGAEDASKFEEIDYLGYPFSISENFQMRNTHKTIAESIETLDKILTIADKTNKKVVAYLSMGFGNPYGDPWNVEIVGNWTEKLAKMGVKILSLSDTVGSSTPKVIDYLFSNLIPQYPQIEFGAHLHTTPNKWHEKVDAAFKAGCNRFDGAIKGYGGCPMAKDELTGNMPTEKLVSYFTAQKADTNIKPMSFESAYNKALEVFM, encoded by the coding sequence ATGAAAAAAGTTAAAATTATAGAATGTCCAAGAGACGCAATGCAAGGAATAAAATCTCATTTTATTTCTACAGAGAAAAAAGCATTGTATATCAATTCACTTTTAAAAGTTGGGTTCGACACGATTGATTTTGGCAGTTTCGTTTCGCCCAAAGCGATTCCGCAAATGCGAGATACAGCAGCTGTTTTAGCGAAATTAGATTTGTCTAAAACAAATAGTAAATTATTGGCAATTATCGCAAATGTAAGAGGAGCAGAAGATGCCTCTAAATTCGAAGAAATTGATTATTTGGGCTATCCCTTCTCTATTTCCGAAAACTTTCAAATGCGAAATACGCATAAAACCATTGCAGAATCGATAGAAACTTTAGACAAAATTCTAACAATTGCAGATAAAACGAATAAGAAAGTGGTTGCTTATTTATCTATGGGGTTTGGAAATCCTTATGGAGATCCTTGGAATGTAGAAATTGTAGGAAATTGGACAGAGAAATTGGCCAAAATGGGTGTGAAAATATTATCATTATCAGATACTGTTGGTAGTTCTACACCAAAAGTGATTGACTATTTATTTTCCAACTTAATTCCACAGTACCCACAAATAGAATTTGGTGCACATTTACATACGACTCCAAATAAATGGCACGAAAAAGTAGATGCCGCTTTTAAAGCAGGCTGCAATAGATTCGATGGAGCAATAAAAGGGTATGGAGGTTGCCCAATGGCAAAAGACGAGTTGACTGGAAATATGCCAACTGAAAAATTAGTTAGTTATTTTACAGCACAAAAAGCAGATACCAATATAAAACCCATGAGTTTCGAGAGTGCTTATAATAAGGCTTTAGAGGTTTTTATGTAG
- a CDS encoding bifunctional metallophosphatase/5'-nucleotidase: protein MKNNILYFLISFLVLITACSSVKNATKEDGKIDFTFLQLNDVYEISPIQGGEFGGMARVETVHKNLLKENKNTLLFMAGDFLNPSLIGTLKVNGERVRGKQMVEVMNAMNFDLVAFGNHEFDLSQQNLQKRLNESNFPWISANVKLKTKETVIPFYKEQNGIKTPVNKTFIRELVDADGTKIKIGFISVCIPSNPKDYVEYGNMILKAKESYNSIKDSVAIVFGLTHVKLMHDKRIAKLLPNVPLIMGGHEHTNSNNFVGNVQISKADANAKTVYIHRISYDKKTKKTIVKSELKEINKTIETDENVGGIVDKWENILNAKIKDVIKNPEEIIYKTTIPLDGRDSNIRSKPTNLGQIITKAMSFAYNDKIDGAIVNGGSIRIDDQLVGNITPVDIFRVLPYGGDIVKVELKGSLLKRVLDYGKKAKGTGAYLHIHNIEFKNNTWWINNNHINSSLTYTIAFSDYLLKGFDIPFLSNKSNEVLSIYHPKKEELAHDIRKAVVAYLKKQ from the coding sequence ATGAAAAATAATATTCTATATTTTTTAATTTCTTTTTTAGTACTTATAACAGCCTGTTCTTCAGTAAAAAACGCAACAAAAGAAGATGGTAAAATAGATTTTACGTTTCTGCAATTAAACGACGTGTACGAAATTTCACCCATTCAAGGAGGCGAATTTGGTGGCATGGCAAGAGTAGAAACTGTACATAAGAATTTACTAAAAGAAAACAAAAATACACTGCTTTTTATGGCAGGAGATTTTTTAAATCCGTCTTTAATTGGAACGCTAAAAGTCAATGGAGAAAGAGTTCGTGGAAAACAAATGGTAGAAGTTATGAATGCCATGAATTTCGATTTGGTCGCTTTCGGAAATCACGAATTCGATTTATCGCAACAAAATCTTCAAAAACGTTTAAACGAAAGTAATTTCCCTTGGATTTCTGCCAATGTGAAACTAAAAACTAAAGAAACTGTTATTCCTTTTTATAAAGAACAAAATGGAATTAAAACACCAGTAAATAAAACGTTTATAAGAGAATTAGTAGATGCAGATGGTACAAAAATAAAGATAGGTTTTATAAGTGTTTGCATTCCATCTAACCCAAAAGATTATGTGGAATATGGAAATATGATCCTCAAAGCAAAAGAATCTTATAATTCCATAAAAGACAGTGTAGCTATAGTTTTTGGGTTGACGCATGTAAAATTAATGCACGATAAGAGAATCGCCAAATTACTACCAAATGTTCCTTTAATTATGGGAGGTCATGAACACACCAATAGTAATAATTTTGTGGGCAATGTTCAAATTTCGAAAGCAGATGCAAATGCAAAAACCGTATATATTCATCGTATTTCTTACGATAAAAAAACAAAGAAAACCATTGTAAAATCTGAATTGAAAGAAATCAATAAAACGATTGAAACAGACGAAAATGTAGGTGGAATCGTAGATAAATGGGAAAACATTTTAAATGCAAAAATTAAAGATGTTATTAAAAATCCGGAAGAGATAATTTATAAAACAACCATCCCTTTAGATGGTAGAGACAGTAATATTAGAAGCAAACCAACCAATTTAGGGCAAATTATTACCAAAGCAATGTCTTTTGCTTATAATGATAAAATTGATGGTGCCATTGTAAATGGAGGTTCTATTCGAATTGACGATCAGTTGGTTGGTAATATTACACCCGTAGATATTTTTAGAGTTTTGCCTTATGGTGGAGACATTGTAAAAGTAGAATTGAAAGGAAGTCTGCTAAAAAGAGTCTTAGATTATGGAAAAAAGGCGAAGGGAACAGGCGCATATTTACATATACATAATATTGAATTCAAAAACAATACTTGGTGGATTAATAACAATCATATAAATTCTTCTCTTACATACACAATCGCTTTTTCCGATTATTTGTTAAAAGGATTCGACATTCCTTTTTTATCAAATAAAAGTAACGAGGTTTTGTCTATTTATCATCCTAAAAAAGAAGAACTCGCACACGATATTCGAAAAGCTGTGGTAGCATATCTAAAAAAGCAATAA
- a CDS encoding TonB-dependent receptor family protein, protein MIKNKIVLAFFLGFQFLGFSQYKVTGTVVSEENNPINKVEIYNETGVLLAQTGVLGKFSFTTEAQEIPLIFYIENYRLKNVYLKSDNYVNVKVVLESFSEELSEIQIRARKERVFELKRLKDVVGTSIFAGKKTEVILVNQSTANLASNNARQIFNQIAGLNIYQNDDAGLQLNIGGRGLDPNRTANFNTRQNGYDISADVLGYPESYYTPAAEGLDEIQVIRGAASLQYGTQFGGLVNFVTKKPNANEAFEVITRNTAGSYGLYTNFTSVSGTKGKFSYYSYINYKKGDGFRPNSNFNSKNAFVHVAYKPSDKNVFSAELTYLDYLAQQGGGLTDQMFRENPYQSNRKRNWFQVNWLLYNLKWEHTFSEKTNFSFNFFGLNALRDALGFRTNRVNQVDPGNERDLIKGTFKNFGFESRLVHKYSVFNKKGTFLIGSKFYKAENTNMQGPGSNGSDADFSMKLDQYPNYPRQSNSTFPNLNVSLFGENIFYINENFSITPGFRFEYINTQRDEIIKDIVLDQALNVINENLRDEEETNERNFFLFGVGTSYKLNRSLEFYGNISQNYRSVTFSDISTANPAFEISPDITDEKGFTVDAGLRGNYKNYFSYDANVFGLFYNDRINIYTRSDGKAERDNIGDARILGIESLIDFNVKKIFEMNQDYILNYFINSSFITSEYTSSEKSGVVGNEVEFIPNVNLKTGIRFGYKNFLSSIQYSYLSSQFSDATNAKGGSISGVTGEIPAYDILDLSLSYKYRFLKLETGVNNLLNNAYFTRRATGYPGPGIIPSAPRNYYVTLEVKF, encoded by the coding sequence ATGATAAAAAACAAGATAGTTTTAGCATTTTTCTTAGGATTTCAATTCTTGGGATTCAGCCAGTATAAAGTTACAGGAACTGTTGTTTCAGAAGAAAATAATCCCATAAACAAAGTCGAAATTTATAACGAAACAGGTGTTTTATTAGCCCAAACAGGAGTTTTAGGAAAATTTTCTTTTACGACAGAAGCACAAGAAATTCCGTTGATATTTTACATCGAAAATTACCGATTAAAAAACGTCTATTTAAAATCAGATAATTATGTAAACGTAAAAGTCGTTTTAGAATCCTTTTCAGAAGAATTATCAGAAATTCAAATTAGAGCAAGAAAAGAAAGAGTTTTTGAATTGAAACGTTTAAAAGATGTTGTTGGAACTTCCATTTTTGCAGGAAAGAAAACCGAAGTTATTTTGGTAAATCAATCTACCGCAAATTTAGCCTCAAATAATGCGCGTCAGATTTTCAACCAAATTGCAGGTTTAAACATTTACCAAAATGATGATGCTGGTTTGCAATTAAACATTGGTGGTCGTGGTTTAGACCCCAATAGAACTGCCAATTTTAATACCCGACAAAATGGGTATGATATTAGTGCAGATGTTTTAGGGTATCCAGAAAGTTATTATACACCTGCAGCAGAAGGCTTAGACGAAATTCAGGTAATTAGAGGAGCTGCCTCTTTGCAATATGGAACGCAATTTGGAGGACTTGTAAACTTTGTAACTAAGAAACCAAATGCAAATGAAGCTTTCGAGGTTATCACTAGAAACACAGCAGGAAGTTATGGTTTGTACACAAATTTTACGAGTGTAAGTGGTACCAAAGGAAAATTTTCTTACTATTCTTATATCAACTATAAGAAAGGAGATGGGTTTAGACCCAACTCTAATTTCAATTCTAAAAATGCCTTTGTTCATGTAGCATATAAGCCAAGTGATAAAAATGTTTTTAGTGCAGAGTTAACCTATTTAGATTATTTGGCACAACAAGGAGGAGGTTTAACCGATCAAATGTTTAGAGAAAATCCGTACCAAAGCAATCGAAAAAGAAATTGGTTTCAGGTAAATTGGTTGTTGTATAATTTAAAATGGGAGCATACTTTTTCAGAAAAAACAAATTTTTCTTTCAACTTTTTTGGGTTGAATGCTTTAAGAGATGCCTTAGGGTTTCGAACGAATAGAGTAAATCAAGTAGATCCAGGAAACGAAAGAGATTTAATAAAAGGAACTTTTAAAAACTTTGGTTTCGAATCGAGATTGGTACATAAATACAGCGTTTTTAATAAAAAAGGAACGTTCTTAATTGGTTCAAAATTTTACAAAGCAGAAAATACCAATATGCAAGGCCCAGGTTCAAATGGTTCGGATGCAGATTTTTCGATGAAATTAGATCAATATCCTAACTATCCAAGACAATCGAATAGTACGTTTCCGAATTTGAACGTGTCTTTATTTGGAGAAAATATTTTTTATATAAATGAGAATTTTTCAATTACTCCAGGCTTTCGGTTCGAATATATAAACACACAAAGAGACGAGATTATTAAAGATATAGTTTTGGATCAAGCTTTAAATGTTATCAACGAAAATTTAAGAGACGAAGAAGAAACCAACGAAAGAAATTTCTTTCTTTTTGGTGTGGGAACAAGCTATAAGTTGAATAGATCACTAGAGTTTTATGGAAATATTTCTCAGAATTATCGTTCTGTAACTTTTTCTGATATTAGTACTGCAAACCCAGCTTTCGAAATTTCGCCAGATATTACAGATGAAAAAGGATTTACTGTAGATGCTGGTTTGCGTGGAAATTATAAGAATTATTTTTCTTACGATGCCAACGTTTTTGGGTTGTTTTATAATGATAGAATTAATATTTACACACGATCAGATGGAAAAGCAGAAAGAGACAATATTGGTGATGCCAGAATTTTAGGAATAGAGAGTTTAATCGATTTTAATGTGAAGAAAATTTTCGAAATGAATCAAGATTATATCCTTAACTATTTTATCAATTCTTCCTTTATTACTTCAGAATATACAAGTTCAGAAAAAAGTGGAGTGGTGGGTAATGAAGTTGAATTTATACCAAATGTAAATTTAAAAACGGGTATTCGTTTTGGGTATAAAAATTTCTTATCGAGCATTCAATATTCGTATTTGTCGAGTCAGTTTTCAGACGCAACCAACGCCAAAGGCGGAAGCATTAGTGGCGTAACAGGAGAAATACCTGCTTACGATATTTTAGACCTTTCTTTATCTTATAAATACCGATTCTTAAAATTAGAAACAGGCGTAAATAACTTGTTAAACAACGCCTATTTTACCAGAAGAGCAACAGGATATCCTGGGCCAGGAATTATACCATCTGCTCCAAGAAATTACTATGTGACGTTAGAAGTTAAGTTTTAG
- a CDS encoding HTTM domain-containing protein codes for MKNNYFSYNFNAQTKAAPLAVFRLFFGLMMFGSIVRFWANGWIDKLYIQPNFFFSYYGFEWIKPLGNYTYLLFLICGISALSVAFGYKYRLAITTFFLSFTYIELMDKTTYLNHYYFISVLSFLLIFLPANAYFSVDAYNKKKQFSFVPKWTIDSIKIVLGIVYFYAGLAKINSDWLFRAMPLKIWLPSKYDLPFIGETIMQQDWFFYAMSWAGMLYDLAIPFLLLYKRTRLFAFFMVVFFHVFTRVLFPIGMFPFIMIVSTLVFFDASLHEKIIHFIRKYILKTKTIVQDLKEYHFPKAKRKGILLIIGAFLLLQIVIPWRYLLYPGELFWTEEGYRFSWRVMLMEKAGSTNFKIVNLKTGSSFMVDNTDFLTSFQEKQMSFQPDFILEYAHYLGDHFTKQGHENVGVFVESYVALNGRMSTKYINSKVDLYQQKQSFKHREWVLPFSSEIKIKGI; via the coding sequence ATGAAAAACAATTATTTTTCCTACAATTTTAACGCCCAAACAAAAGCAGCGCCTTTAGCCGTTTTTCGTTTATTTTTTGGGTTGATGATGTTTGGAAGTATCGTTCGTTTTTGGGCAAATGGTTGGATTGATAAACTTTACATACAGCCAAATTTTTTCTTTTCTTATTACGGTTTCGAATGGATAAAACCATTAGGAAACTATACATATCTTCTTTTTTTAATCTGTGGAATTTCTGCTCTTTCTGTGGCATTTGGCTATAAATATCGCTTGGCAATTACTACTTTTTTTCTATCATTTACCTATATAGAATTGATGGATAAAACGACCTACCTAAATCACTATTATTTTATAAGTGTTTTAAGTTTTTTATTGATTTTTTTACCTGCAAACGCCTATTTTTCAGTAGATGCTTACAATAAGAAAAAGCAGTTTAGTTTTGTGCCAAAATGGACAATAGATAGCATTAAAATAGTTTTAGGAATCGTATATTTTTATGCAGGATTGGCAAAAATAAATTCCGATTGGTTGTTTAGAGCAATGCCCTTAAAAATTTGGTTGCCCTCTAAATACGATTTACCATTTATTGGAGAAACCATTATGCAACAAGATTGGTTTTTTTATGCGATGAGTTGGGCTGGAATGTTATACGATTTGGCAATTCCGTTTTTGTTATTGTATAAAAGAACACGTTTGTTTGCCTTTTTTATGGTGGTGTTTTTCCACGTTTTTACAAGAGTATTGTTTCCAATAGGTATGTTCCCTTTTATAATGATTGTTTCTACCTTGGTCTTTTTTGATGCAAGTTTGCATGAAAAAATCATCCACTTTATTCGTAAATATATTTTAAAAACGAAAACGATTGTTCAAGATCTTAAAGAATATCATTTTCCAAAAGCAAAAAGAAAAGGGATTTTACTAATTATCGGTGCATTTTTACTACTACAAATAGTAATTCCTTGGCGTTATTTATTATATCCTGGAGAATTATTTTGGACGGAAGAAGGCTATCGTTTTTCTTGGCGAGTCATGTTAATGGAAAAAGCAGGCAGCACAAATTTTAAAATCGTAAATCTAAAAACTGGGAGCTCTTTTATGGTCGATAATACCGATTTTTTAACGTCTTTTCAGGAAAAACAAATGAGTTTTCAACCAGATTTTATCTTGGAATATGCACACTATTTAGGAGACCATTTTACAAAACAAGGGCATGAAAATGTGGGTGTTTTTGTAGAAAGTTATGTCGCTTTAAATGGAAGAATGAGTACAAAATACATCAACTCTAAAGTTGATTTATATCAGCAAAAACAATCGTTTAAACATAGAGAATGGGTGTTGCCATTTTCATCAGAAATAAAAATAAAAGGAATTTAA
- a CDS encoding di-heme oxidoreductase family protein: MKHLPLLFGLILIISCSKKETYISIGNYEEGEELSAGKLTTTLLGSNAFDQAVPGLPTNTDLLFFVGNSLFRQNWVSAPSSTTARDGLGPTFNARSCSSCHNKDGRGMPLDVGQEFSAGFLMRISEHGQNAVGGPKNVANYGDQIQEHANLGVSFEAKVSVKFNTISGTFSDGEKYELRKPIYTISNEQFGSLQNVLTSPRVGQQVIGLGLIDALSKEAILANEDEMDTNNDGISGRANYVWDFSSKKTVLGKFGWKANQPTLRQQVAGAFSGDMGLTTSIFPDKNCPSPQKDCLDAENGGTPEVTDKSLDNIMIYSSSLSVPIRRNYNAEEVLKGKQIFRDLKCTSCHTEVFTTSNNYPFNPILQNVTIRPFSDFLLHDMGEDLADNRPDFLASGKEWRTQPLWGIGMIHEVNSHTFLLHDGRARNIQEAILWHGGEAENAKNNYKKLTKEDRTNVLAFINSL; this comes from the coding sequence ATGAAACATTTACCTCTTTTGTTTGGTCTAATTTTAATTATTTCTTGTAGTAAAAAAGAAACTTATATTTCTATTGGAAATTATGAAGAAGGAGAAGAATTATCCGCAGGAAAACTAACCACAACCCTTTTAGGTTCTAATGCTTTTGACCAAGCAGTACCAGGTTTGCCTACGAATACAGATTTACTTTTTTTCGTTGGAAATTCTCTTTTTAGACAAAATTGGGTGAGTGCGCCCTCTTCAACAACCGCCAGAGATGGTTTGGGGCCAACATTTAACGCCAGGTCTTGTAGTTCTTGCCACAATAAAGATGGTAGAGGAATGCCTTTGGATGTTGGACAAGAATTTTCCGCAGGTTTTTTAATGAGAATAAGCGAACATGGACAAAATGCAGTTGGTGGCCCCAAAAATGTAGCAAACTATGGAGATCAAATTCAAGAGCACGCAAATTTAGGGGTTTCGTTTGAGGCAAAAGTAAGTGTAAAATTCAACACTATTTCTGGCACTTTTAGCGATGGTGAAAAATATGAGTTAAGAAAACCAATTTACACCATTTCTAATGAACAATTTGGTTCACTTCAAAATGTATTAACGTCTCCAAGAGTTGGGCAACAAGTTATTGGCTTAGGTTTAATTGACGCTTTATCTAAGGAAGCTATTCTTGCCAATGAAGACGAGATGGATACAAATAACGACGGAATTTCTGGAAGAGCAAATTACGTATGGGACTTTTCTTCCAAAAAAACGGTATTGGGTAAATTTGGTTGGAAAGCGAATCAACCTACTTTACGTCAGCAAGTTGCTGGTGCTTTTAGTGGAGATATGGGGTTAACCACTTCTATATTTCCTGATAAAAATTGCCCTTCTCCACAAAAAGATTGTTTAGATGCAGAAAATGGTGGAACGCCAGAAGTAACAGATAAATCTTTAGATAATATAATGATTTACTCATCCTCGCTTTCTGTACCCATTCGAAGAAATTACAATGCTGAAGAAGTTTTAAAAGGAAAACAAATATTTAGAGATTTAAAATGTACAAGTTGCCATACAGAAGTATTTACAACTTCTAATAATTATCCTTTTAACCCTATTTTACAAAACGTAACGATTAGACCTTTTTCCGATTTTCTTTTACATGATATGGGTGAAGATTTAGCAGATAACAGACCCGATTTTTTGGCTTCTGGTAAAGAATGGAGAACACAACCTTTATGGGGAATTGGAATGATTCACGAAGTAAACAGTCATACATTTCTTTTACACGATGGACGCGCAAGAAACATTCAAGAAGCCATTCTTTGGCATGGTGGAGAGGCTGAAAACGCAAAAAACAACTACAAAAAATTAACAAAAGAAGACAGAACAAATGTACTGGCTTTTATTAACTCTCTTTAA